A window from Plasmodium gaboni strain SY75 chromosome 9, whole genome shotgun sequence encodes these proteins:
- a CDS encoding putative mitochondrial carrier protein, whose product MNELSVNDAFDDIEIESFDFIWEEWEEYKGDVPLWQHIFCGSIAGLMEHVFMYPLDTLKTYFQTNGHMKYNKIYDNCNNINNNNIYHNNNCDKNYKDMNNHRNMQMFKRNFCSSTNCDNCIINNVCKYKTNCYNVMAALHTKNARYINNIAEPLKNMAKYKINTTNNINYNNNNNNNNNNNKCRNIFSHPFHKKQYKNVTYVVNKKMQQNLLNNYITNKCNNDPIYCRTKTNVLNMKKDIHNFCHLSNEKYKNVFHQNDSYHPNIYGRKGKKQCGYKNKMNYFKNLVHKKHCHSLYNQISYSEIKEEMKNIRKMKNNMCAKNMKRHLYSSVPFLNLNNKGNKNIALSCKNIRSRYILKNGYNKKYQKNYVCYKNLMKMECVKNNRHRLLALRKYLMSEKYHNIKKNEPYIITKIKKMGNENIGNTKGRYIINTSLNSYNLKRNCLDYNPFVNNFKYIYYNIMNICHNIKNRILVNPSLPINNNKNNTMRDIFIRLINKCLYNNNSHKINNKILLSNYLNLFKHTNYSHYYILNNVLKNTPCRSRKNEWNIFSNFIKLLKSKIIENNVDCITQMNARRNQILRNNYLYSFLRNYNKNLKRNTNIILNKLTSFKYSIPYIKNKNSNILINNMNINNNIYSNRNVLNSIRYNNIYKNIMHPIFFPGYYNTIHFRYYNYFSKNIDGKDKGSNKNIINRISKRNNCNSIIRNNLSNLYKGVNIVVLGCIPAHALYFSTFEYSKKYFSRMTSNNSSLKMNNGDMSTVSSDIKSEKSKFKLYDLNYFSIAVSGFLATLVHDLIITPIDTLKQRIQLGINKNSKDSLKILKQNGIRSLYLSLPITLLMNIPYQIIMICTNEKMKKIYFEYICGLNTQNNKKNMENKLIDKDHSKTTNQVNIGKDIKNDTYNMDKNGTFLCSHEMIDKENMIYNSNSLEKHIISKENKDNILRSVKEESASSNNDIVNFYGGKGIYNNDDHNIIRDDINKMTHNNIENNIDNRINSNGSDINRIDNITNNMNKECDIFSINKNNNNTLLYDQIMKRLEMNSTNKNFSLNFNDKIIRQESLPFEKENYNMNLKNIWIDNYKNDFFNRPFNHITSYFVCAGIGGGIAAVLTNPLDVIKTRIQTECFQAKGFNFFRIVSNIYYREGMRSFFKGSLARMALCIPASAVSWGTYETMKRFFKINFNTT is encoded by the coding sequence ATGAACGAATTATCAGTAAATGATGCGTTTGATGATATTGAAATAGAATCTTTTGATTTTATATGGGAAGAATGGGAAGAGTATAAAGGTGATGTTCCCTTGTGGCaacatattttttgtgGTAGTATAGCAGGTTTAATGGAACACGTTTTTATGTATCCATTGGATACtttaaaaacatattttcAAACAAATGGTcatatgaaatataataagatatatgataattgtaataatattaataataataatatctatcacaataataattgtgataaaaattataaagatatGAATAACCATAGAAACATGCAAATGTTTAAGAGGAATTTTTGCTCATCAACTAATTGTGATAATtgtattataaataatgtttGTAAGTATAAAACTAACTGTTATAATGTTATGGCAGCTTTACATACAAAAAATGCaagatatattaataatattgcTGAGccattaaaaaatatggcaaaatataaaattaacacaacaaataatattaattataataataataataataataataataataataataagtgtcgtaatattttttctcatCCATTTCATAAGAAACAATATAAGAATGTTACATATGTAGTAAATAAGAAAATGCAACAAAATTTGcttaataattatataacaaataaatgtaataatGATCCTATTTATTGTAGAACAAAAACaaatgtattaaatatgaaaaaggATATACATAACTTTTGTCATTTATCAAAtgagaaatataaaaatgtcTTTCATCAAAATGATTCTTACCATCCAAATATTTATGGTAGGAAGGGTAAAAAGCAATGTggatataaaaataaaatgaattattttaaaaatcttgtacataaaaaacattgccattcattatataatcaaATATCTTATAGTGAAATTAAAgaagaaatgaaaaatatacgaaaaatgaaaaataatatgtgtGCAAAAAATATGAAACGCCATTTGTATTCAAGTGTTCCCTTCCTCAATTTAAACAATAAAGGAAACAAAAATATAGCTTTATCATGTAAGAATATTCGATcaagatatattttaaagaatggatataataagaaatatcaaaaaaattatgtttgttataaaaatttgATGAAAATGGAATGTGTGAAAAATAATAGGCATCGATTATTAGCCCttagaaaatatttaatgagtgaaaaatatcataacattaaaaaaaatgaaccatatattataacaaaGATCAAAAAGATGGGGAATGAAAATATAGGTAATACCAAAGgtagatatataataaataccTCATTAAATTCGTATAACTTAAAAAGAAATTGTTTAGATTATAATCCTTTTGtgaataattttaaatatatatattataatattatgaatatatgtCATAATATTAAGAATAGAATTTTAGTAAATCCTTCTCTTCccattaataataataagaataatacCATGAGggatatttttataagaCTGATAAATAAGTGtctatataataataattcacataaaataaataacaaaatattattgagtaattatttgaatttatttaaacatacaaattattcacattattatattttaaataatgttttaaaaaatacGCCATGTAGAAGtagaaaaaatgaatggaatattttttccaattttataaagttattaaaaagtaaaataattgaaaataatgtaGATTGTATAACACAAATGAATGCTAGGAGGAACCAAATATTGagaaataattatttatattcctttttaagaaattataataaaaatttgaAAAGAAATACTAATATCATTTTAAATAAGCTTACGTCTTTTAAATATAGTATAccttatataaaaaataaaaatagtaacatattaataaataatatgaatattaataataatatatatagtaatagaaatgttttaaattcaataagatataataatatttataaaaatattatgcACCCAATATTCTTTCCTGGTTATTATAATACGATTCATTTTagatattataattatttttctaaaaatatagatgGCAAGGATAAAGGAAGCAATAAGAATATCATAAATAGAATAAGCAAACGAAATAATTGTAATAGtattataagaaataatttatcAAATTTGTATAAAGGTGTAAATATTGTAGTGTTAGGTTGTATACCTGCCCATgcattatatttttcaacCTTTGAATatagtaaaaaatatttttcaagAATGACTTCAAATAATTCTTcattaaaaatgaataatgGAGATATGAGTACAGTATCTAGTGATATAAAATCTGAAAAAtcaaaatttaaattatatgatttgaattattttaGTATAGCTGTATCAGGTTTTCTCGCAACCTTAGTACATGATTTAATTATTACACCAATAGATACATTAAAACAAAGGATACAATTAggtataaataaaaattcgAAAGATTCacttaaaatattaaaacaaaatggTATAAGGAGCTTATATTTAAGTTTACCTATAACCTTATTGATGAATATTCCATatcaaattattatgatatgtactaatgaaaaaatgaagaaaatatattttgaatatatatgtggTTTAAATActcaaaataataagaaaaatatggaaaataaGCTTATAGATAAGGACCATAGTAAAACAACTAATCAAGTTAATATTGGTAaggatataaaaaatgatacatataatatggATAAAAATGGTACATTCTTATGCAGTCATGAAATGAtagataaagaaaatatgatataCAATTCAAATAGTTTGGAGAAGCATATTATTTCTAAAGAAAAcaaagataatatattgaGAAGTGTAAAAGAAGAAAGTGCTAGTAGTAATAATGATATTGTGAATTTTTATGGGGgaaaaggaatatataataatgatgatcataatataatacgtgatgatataaataaaatgacgcataataatatagaaaataatattgataatagAATAAATTCGAATGGAAGTGATATTAATAGGATAgataatattacaaataatatgaacaaagaatgtgatattttttctattaataaaaataacaataacACTCTGTTATATGATCAAATAATGAAAAGATTAGAAATGAATTCAactaataaaaatttttcattaaattttaatgataaaataataagacAAGAATCCTTACCCTTTGAAAAggaaaattataatatgaatttaaaaaatatatggatagataattataaaaatgacTTTTTTAATAGGCCCTTTAATCATATTACATCTTATTTTGTGTGTGCTGGGATAGGTGGGGGTATAGCAGCAGTATTAACTAATCCCCTTGatgtaataaaaacaaGAATTCAAACTGAATGTTTTCAAGCTAAAGGTTTTAACTTTTTTAGAATTGTatcaaatatttattatagAGAAGGAATGCGCTCATTTTTCAAAGGCTCCTTAGCAAGAATGGCTTTGTGTATACCTGCTTCAGCAGTGTCATGGGGTACTTATGAAACTATGAAGagattttttaaaataaattttaacACAACGTag